In Desulfomicrobium apsheronum, the DNA window GCTCCAGGGAGTTGGAGGCGATGCTGCCCTTGCCCCCGGTGTTGGCCAATCCGGTGACGGGCGGCCCCGAGGAGCGCGTCTCGGAGAAGAGGTTTCCGCCCTCGCGGTACAGGGCGTAGTTGTTGTTGAACGTGGCCAGGGTCACGGCGAAGAGCTGCAAAACCTGACCATTGGAGTACCGCCCGGTGATGACCCCGTCGCGGTCCACGGAGATGTTCTGCAGAAAGCCCGCAGTGTACCCATCCTGGGCCTGGAAGATGGTCGTGGAGCCGGTACTGTAGTTGGTGGATGACAGAGCGCTGGTTTCCTTGGCACCCAGGCCATTCATGTCGGCTAGGCCCGCAGAAGTCTGCGGTAAATCGGCCAACGCTTGAAGAGTGGTTTGGTTAGCGGGGTTCCATGAGTTAGACTTACTGCGAACGCCAAAATTTATCTCGATATTCTTCGTATTCTCCGCAACGGTTGCTGTTCCCGTAACGCTGCCATTAGCAGTCCCCAAGAAGTTAGCCGTGCATATGGGGTATCCGTTCGCAGAAGGATTGGCTATTCCCCACGAATCTTTATCGTCCGGGTTAACGACCGCTGGGTCATTCAAAGTAAACGCGGACATATTTTCCAATTCGCCGGCCGCGTTAAAAGTCAAGGTGCCAGTCATCAAAACACCTTTTTTCTCGATGAGTGCACCCGCGAAAACACGATTGTCGTCGCTCGGAGGAACCGCAACAACGTACTCCCAATATTTTTTACCACCAGACGCAGCAGTAACGTCCGCATCACCAATAGGATCCATGTACACGGTCAAGTTGTGAGAAGAGCCATTTTCATCATAAACTTTAATAGTGGTTTGATATGCGTAACTATCCTCAGCGAGGGGCTGTCCAGACTGTGCGTTGTACTTGTCGAACATTGCCGTAAACGGAGCATCATCAACGGCCGATTTGTCATCCGATCCAGAGTCTACGTTTACTATCAAATCTATCCGACTTGTAGCCTGGGGCGGAGACTGAAAATTCTCCAACTTCACGTCCTGGGGTACACCTTGAATCTGCACGCCGGTCGAGGGCTGTGCCGATGTATTCCCGCTGGCCGCAGCACTCGTATTCGCCTGCTGCACTTCCCACCCCTGCAGGCGGTAACCTTGGGGATTGACCAGATAGCCATCCTCATCAAAACGGAAATTTCCAGCTCGGGTGTAATAATTGATTTCCTGCCCGGCGGGCGAAACCATGAAGAAGCCGTTGCCGCCGACGGCCAGGTCAGTGGCTTCCGTGGTGTTCTCCAAAGAACCCTGGGAGAAATCGCCCATTACCGCGCCTACGGAAACTCCTCGCCCCACCTGCCCGCCCCCGGAAGCGGTGGTGATCTGCTGGCTCAGCGCATCCTCGAAATACATGCGCGAGCCCTTGAATCCTATGGTCGAGACGTTGGAGATGTTGTTGCCGATGACGGTCATATCCTCGCCATGAGCCTTGAGACCACTGGTCCCGGAGTACAGAGATGCTGACAAACCCATAACTACCCCCTTCTTGATTCACTGCAATGAGCTGTGAAGAAAATTTACTCTTCAGCCACAACCGGCTGGATGACCTTCTTGATGTCACTGAAACTGATCTTGCGCCCGTCGCTCAGGCGGAAGAAAGTTTCCCCATCGCCCTGTTCCAGAGCGGTCACGGTGCCGGAAACTTCCGTATCGACAAAAACCGTTGCCCCGGTTGGGCTTTCCGCTGAAAAATATACGTTGTACTGGCCGCTGTTGGCCGGATTCCCGTTGTAGTCCAGACCGTCCCAAGTAAATCCAAACTCCCCGGCCTGCATGGAGGAGAACTTCTCGGTGCGCACCATATTGTTGTTTTCATCGTAAACATTGGCGTAGACTTGCGCGGCGGCGCCAGCCAGGGTGAAGTAGACCGGAGTCACGTAATTTCCGCTCTTGGTGATTCCGTCTCCCGAAGCCGTGACTTCCTTGCCGATGTAGTTGACTGCGCTGAGCATGTCCTGCTGGGCGGTCTTGTCCGTGAGGGAGGTGATTCCCTCGGAAATATTCGTCATCTGCTCAAGGCTCGAAAACTGCGCCAGCTGGGCAATGAATTCCTTGTCGTCCAGAGGATTGAGCGGATCCTGATTCTGCAACTGGGTCACCAGAAGCTTCAAAAAGGCGTCCTTGCCCAGGACATCGTTCTTCGATGCCGTGTCCGCGCCGTAAAAACCGCCCTGCTGCTGCAAAATCTGATCGATCATGACCGCCTCCTCTCAGGCAAAAATATCCAGGCCGCTTTGGGAAAGTTTTTCCCTGTGCCCGCTATTTTGCACATCCCGGACCATACCGCCTGCCACCCGTTCCAGAGTGCGCCAACGCTTGGCCGACGAGGCCAATTCCTGGTTTTCCTGGTAGCGGTTGTGATTCTCGGAGCCCTGCCATTGCGACTGGCTCTGGGAATCGGCCAGTTGCGTCTGCACCTCAAGTTTCCCGACCTTGAGCCCCTGAGCTTCGAGCTGCGTGCGCAACTGTCCCAACTGCTCGTTCAAGGCCAGAGAGGTCTCCTGATTGCTGGATCTGAGCACGGCTTGCACTTCCTTGCCCCTCACCTGCAAAATGACGCTGACCTGCCCCAGATCGGCCGGATCAAGGCGAATGACCAGCTGCTTCACGCCCTGCCCCAGGTTCCTGAAGGCTCCGTTCTCAACCTGCTGATAGACCTCGGCGTTGCGCGCACTGACGGGTGCCTCCATCCTCTGCTGAAACTGACTCTGGGAAGTCTGGGCGGAGGCTGGGGTCAGCGTCTGAGATTCGGGTGCTGTCTTCGTGTTCCCGGCGACCTGGCCGGCGCGGGAGGTGGATGAGGATGTTTTTTCCCCGTCCTGCGTGCCGAAAAATCCCTGACGGGCATCAGGCTGCTTTTTCTCGCCCTTGGAATCCGCAGCCGCAGCGCTCCCGGCAGAAGCGGCTTCACCCTCACGCGCCAAGGAAGCCGCGTCCTGCGCTACCGGCTGACCGGAGCCGTCCCTTGCCGCAGCAGCTCTGTCGGCGGCAGCCAGCAGGCCAGTGCGCGTCACGACGCTCCCGTTGCGGGCGGCGCCGTCCTGATCCTTTGCGGCGGCATGCTTGCGCTCCGCGTCGGTGGCCACGGACTCTACGTGCCGATCCTGGGCCGAAAGAGCTTCTTCCGGGGTATCAAGGGCCGTGGAGCTTTTCCCCGCAGAACCCTCGGATGCCGCGACGCGGATTCCGGGTTGACCATGAACATCCGAAGACTGTTTCTCGCTACGGACCGGCCGAGTTCCGATCTCAGAGCCCTTGCCGTCCTTCAGCGCGACCGGAATCTCGGACTTGGGATCACCGCCCTGCTTGCGTTCCAGAGCTTCACCGGACGCGCCCTTCGCAGCTTCCGCCTCCAGGATCCGAGACCTCACCGCGCGCGACTGTCCGTCCTGCGCGCCATCCATGACGCCGTCTTTCACGGCAACGGAAGCATCGGCCTTGGCCTGGCTCTTTGCCAGGCTCTTGTCCGGGCTCTTGTCTGGGCTCTTGTCTGGGCTCATGCCCTCATGTCCCGCTGTCCGATGCGCTTCCAAGCGGGCCAAAAGGGCTTCGATCTTCTGCATCACAGGAGATGAGGCTTTCTGAGTCTTTTGTCCCAAATTTTCAGTGCCTTCGCTCCGTTTCCCGGCCGCAGTCAGCTCCGCCTTCAATTCCCTGATCTGCTCGCCCAGGGTCACGGCCAGTTCGCTGCGGGTCACGGGATCGCTCTTTTGGAATTGCCGAAGAAGTTCGTGCAGGGCCGCTATTTTTTCGGAAATGACGGAGCCATCGTGGTCCGCGCCCCGCGTCCTGACATCCTCGGCCAGGCTGTCGAGCAGCTCCTGCACCGCTACAGCGGTGGAGTCATCCGCATTGACCACGTCCCTGGCGCCGGTCTCTTTATCCAAGGCAGCGCTCTGGGCAGCGGATACGGAATCAGCCTGCCCGGATCCTGAGGCTTGGGGCTCCTGCACGGCAGCTTTTGCCGAGCCACCTGCGTTTTCTTCCACACGGCCACCTTCATGGTCGGCAGCGTCCGGACTTGCGGAGACGCTCTCTTCTTCAAACGAGGACGACTCGCGATAATCCGTGTCCCTCCCATCTTCGGCAGGAACATGATCCTCAGCAAAAAACTGGTCGTTACTGGCAGGCGGCTCGGCCTGGCTGGTTTGAGGGGGTACTTCGGCTGCATCCGGCTGATTCAGATGCGCCGAAAACAGATTATGAAAATCCTGACCGGGCCGGTTTTCCATCATTTCAAATGCGCCGCCGGCGCGAAAGGACTGTGCCCCACCAGACATGGATGCGGGAAAAAACTGCATTCTTCACCTCCTGCTGGAGGCAATAGATCAAAAGACGGGCCAAGCCCGAGCACGAAGGCCAAGGCGCCCACCCCAAAAGCAATTTTCCACCCGGAAAAACGCACCGTGTCTGTCCTACAAAAAACGCGTTTTCTGTCTTACAACGCCTTTTTGATTTACTTTTTTCTTCAGCCCATGTTAAAAAAAAATCGACTATCGCGTCATGGACTGTGCGGGGTTTTCGGAGCTGGCTTCTCCGAAAGCCCTTCGCTTCCCGAACACGGGCAGCACACGACAAACGCCCAGCGGCTTCCCGCTGGGCGTTCTTTTTGGTGCACTTGGCAAACGGGGCTTGAAAGCTCTCTTTACGCGAAGGGTGCAAAGCTCCTGTCCGTCCTTGAGATCCGCTTGGCCTTGACGGCAAAAGCGGACAATCTCGAACAGAAAACGGTAGTAGCGCGCGGAAAACAGATTGAAGCGCTGGGCGAACAGCCCGGCCAGATCCGTCCCGGCGTAGGTCAACCCGGTGCGCTCTCAATGAAATCCGAACGACATCTGCGCTTCCCTGGACGGAACTTCAAGCTCTTCAAGAAATCTGATGAAAAGCGGATAGGTGGCTTCGTTGAAGACGATGAAGCCCGTACCCACCGGGGTTCCCCCATCCGGGCCATCCGGGACCGAGACAGTGTGCGTGTGCCCGCCCAGATAATTTTCCTTCTCGAAAATGGTCACCTCATGGCTATCCTGTAAGAGGTGCGCTGCCACGATCCCGGCCACACCTCCCTCATGGTTGCAAATCTTGCCCTCCGGCACCTGTCCGCGCCTTCCGGTGCCGAGGCGACACGCACTGGCGCCGCGACCATCTTCATACGGGCCGACTTTGCTGGAAAACCCGCCCGCTGACGGGAGCAAGAACAAAAACGCCCGGTGACTGTCACCGGGCGCGATTATTTAGTTTTCAAAAAGCAGGGTTTTTCTTCAACCTCCGAATGAACCGGCTCCGATCACTTCCATAGCCTTGGTGTAGTGCACGCGAAGCTTACCCATCTTGTCACCCAGATCCTTCTCGACGGGTCCCATCTCCAGCGGACACTCAGCTTCGAGCTGGGCGGTTTTCGTCTCGATCTCGCGTACCAGAGCCTTTATCTCGGCGACAGCGTCAACCAGTGCTCCTCGGTCCTTGTCACCGAGATCCAAGAAACCCACCATCACATCATAAAGAGTCGCCTTCCATGCATTGAGTTCTCGCTCGACGCCTTTGCAATAGCCTTTTACAGCCAATTTTTTCGCTTCTTCAGTCGCACATCCATCAATTGCGGAACATGCAAAGCAGGGGCCTGGATAATCCATGTTTGCCATAGGTGCCTCCAAAAAGAGTTTGATGTTTGAGATCTATGATACGCGAAAACCATCTATCGTCAATGAAAACTGTTATTGAATTCCTAATGTCACACGCACTTCTGACAAGAGGCACGGCTCACTTTTTATCTTGGATGGTCAAAGCAGGGCAACTTGATGGGTTTATCCTCCCACGCATGCACCAGGCACAGGAAGCGCCTTGCCATGGCACCCGCAATCCGCGATGACCATGGCGCAAGCGCGGAGGTATAAAAATGCGATCCTGGCTCCACATAATCAGCCGACTGCGGCCCGCCACCATCCAGGCACATCTGATCCACATGGTGCTGGCCCTGGTCGTCATTCAGATTGCCGTCAGCTGGCACGTCATCTCCGGGCTGACCGAAGAAATGCTGCATGAACAGATCGGACAGACGGCCCTGCAAACAGCCCGGACCATCGCCCAGATCCCGCGCATCCGGCAGGCGCTGCTCGAAGGCGACCCGCAAGGGGAAATTCAAACCCTGGCCGAAAACATCCGCACCCAGACCGGTGCATCGTTCGTGGTCATCGGTGACAGCGCGCAGAAGCGCTATTCGCATCCGGTGCCCGAACGCATAGGTCAGACCTTTGTCGGCGGAGACACCGGACCTGCCTTGCAGGAAGGTAAATCCTATGTTTCGGAAGCGGTCGGGACCCTTGGCAGGTCCCTGCGAGGCATGACCCCGATCCTGGACGAGGACAAGGCCATCATCGGCTTCGTATCTGTCGGCTATCTATCCGAAAGCATTCATCGATCCATCTCGGCCCATCTGGACAAGCCGCTCATGTACATCATCGGCATGAGCGTGGTCGGCATCCTGAGCGCCGTGGTCATCGCCGGACGTCTCAAGAAACTGACCCTGGGCCTTGAACCGTCGGAAATAACCAGTCTGTATCTGGAACGCGTGGCCGTCCTGCAGACAATCCGCGAGGGGGTCCTGGCCATCGACCACTATGGCAACATCCGCGTCGCCAACCAGGCTGCGCGACGCTATGCAGGGCTGAGCCTCGATGAACGGTTTGCGGGCAGACCCGCCTCCGGCATCATCCCAGAGGCGGGTCTTGAGCAGGCTCTGCGCACGGGCCAATCCGAGTTTGACCAGGAACGAACCGTCAACGGCCAGGAACTCATCTTCAACATCGTGCCCGTCTTCCAGGACCAGAAAATTCAGGGCGTCGTGGCCAGCTTCAGACGCAAGGACGAGCTTGACCTCCTGGCGGCGGAGCTTTCACGGGTGCAGGAATACTCCGAACTGCTGCGCGTGCAGACCCATGAATATTCGAACAAGCTGCACACCATCGCCGGGCTCATTCAGATCGAAGCCTACCGCGAAGCCCTGGAACTGGTGGTCACCGAGTCCTCGGGCTACGAGGAATTCATCCGATTCCTGGGTGAATCCGTGCCTCATCCGGTCATTGCCGCCATCATCCTCGGCAAGTACAACAGGGCCAAGGAACTCAGGATCAATTTCGCCATCGACCGGGACAGCACCATGGCCGATGTTCCCAAATGGATTCGCCAGGAAAAGATCGTGACCATTGTCGGCAATCTCCTGGACAACGCCTTTGATGCGGTCCTGACGCAGTCGCAGCAACTGCGCATGGTCGAGATGTCCTTCACGGATCTTGGCAACGACATCGTCTTCGAGATCGAGGATGCCGGGCCGGGAGTTCCCGTGGACCAGCTTGAGCGGATTTTCGAGAAAGGGGTTTCATCCAAGGGCCGTGGACGGCGCGGAGTCGGGCTGTATCTGGTCCGCCAGCGCCTGGATGAACTGAACGGACAGATCATGGTCAGCCGCGGCAGCCTGGGTGGCGCTCTTTTCACCGTGGTCATTCCCAAGGAGCAGACATGATTACCAGGGTACTTGTTGTCGAAGACGACGTGCGCATCGCGGATCTGCATCGACGTTTCACAGAACGGGTCGAGGGCTGCGAAGTCGTCGGCATCGCCCATCGTCTGGACGACGCGCGGGACATGGCCGAAGCCCTTGAGCCGCACCTCATCCTGCTCGACCTCTATTTCCCGGAAGGCCCCGGCACGGATCTGCTGCGGGAAATCCGGGCCCAAAACCTGGAGATCGACGTCATCCTGATCACCGCCGCGCGCGAAGTCGGAACCTTGAAAGAGGCCCTGCGTGGCGGGGTATTCGACTACCTGATCAAGCCCGTCACCGCCGAGCGCTTCCATGAATGCCTGACCAAATTCTGCGCCTACCGGGAGCGCCTCGGACTTGGGAGCGCCATCGAGCAGCACGACGTGGACACGCTGCTGCATCCCGCAAGTCCCTGCCCGCCCCTGGGTGGCGGCTGCCTGCCCAAGGGCATAGACGGCCTGACCCTGGCCAAGGTGCGCGGCGCGTTCGAGCAAACCGAGCCAGCGGGTCGCAGCGCGGAGGATGTGGCCGAACTGATCGGCATCAGCCGTTCCACCGCGCGCCGGTATCTTGAATATCTCATCTCCGAAGGCACGCTTTACGCCGACGTGGTTTACGGCAGCGTGGGTCGACCCGAACGCCGCTATTTCAGTCGCTGAAAAGGTCTTCTCCACCGCCCCTGAAAGGGCCCCACGACGCCGTGAACAAAATGCGCTTAATCCACAAAATGGCGCTTTTTCTTTTTACGTTCCAAACCGTATTTTCCCCCCTCCCCGTCATATCCTCTTCTCATCAAAACTTGAGGTCCCTTCCCCGCGCGTCCGCGCCCATAACGTTTTTTGTTGACGGAGGAGTCATGAAACGTTTCTTCATGTGTGCAGTCCTTGTGATCGCAGTAGCCCTGACCATTCCCGCCTTTGCCAAAACAGTGCTCAAGCTCGGCCATATCGCCGAAGTCAGCCATCCCTATGCCAAGGGCGCCGACCAATTCGCCAAGCTGGTCGCGGAAAAATCCGGCGGGGAAATGGAAGTCCAGGTCTTCCCGTCCTCCCAGCTGGGCAGCCAGAAGGACATGACCGAAGGCCTCATCTACGGCACCATCGACATGGTCCTGACCGGCACCGCGGACCTGGGGCAGTTCCAGCCCAAGATGTCCCTTTTCGACCTGCCCTTCCTGTTCAAGGACCGCACCCACGCCTACAAGGCCCTTGACACAGTGGGCATGGAACTGGGCAAGGAGCTTGAGCCCCGTGGCCTGAAGCTGCTGGGCTACATGGAGAACGGCATCCGCCACCTGACCAACAACGTCCGCCCCGTGGCCACTCCGGCCGACATGGACGGCCTCAAGATCCGCGTCATGTCCAACAAGATCTACATCGAGACCATCAAGTCCCTGGGCGGCTCCCCCACGCCCATGGCCTTTGGTGAACTCTACTCCGCCATGCAGCAGGGCACTGTCGACGGACAGGAAAACCCCAGCGCGCACATCTACACCAAGCGCTTCTTCGAAGTTCAGAAGTACGCATCCATGACCGCCCACGCCTATGCCCCGGAACCGGTGCTCATCTCCATGATCACCTGGAGCAAGCTCAGCGACGCCCAAAAGGCCATCATTCAGGAAGCCGCCACCGAGGCCGTCGCCTGGCAGCGTAAACTCTCCACCCAGCAGGACAACGAGTACTGGGACAAGATCAAGGGCACAGGCAAGATCGAGGTCATCGAAGTCGACCGCGCCCCGTTCATGGAAGCCACCCAGCCCGTGTGGAAGGAATTCGCCCCCACTGTCGGGCAGGACAACATCGACAAGGTACTGGCTCTGGGCAAATAGCTCATTCTCATGAACCCGCCCGCATAGCCGGGCGGGTTTTTTATCTTCACATTTCCAGGAGGATTCCATGGACAAGCTCCTCAAGGGCGTGCGCTCGGTACTGTACGGGTTTTCCGTCGTCGCCATGTCGATCATGCTCCTGATCATCTTTGCCCAGGTCGTGACCCGCTACATGTTCGGATACACCCCTGAATGGTCCGAGGAGCTGGCACGTTTCCTCTTCGTCTGGGTCGTTTTCCTGGGCTCGGCGCTGATCATGGGAGAAACCGGACATCTGGCCGTGCAGTTTCTGCCCGACAAGTTCAAGGGCACCCGCTTCGGCACCATTCTGGACATCATCATCAACGCCTGCGGATATGTGTTCATCATCCTGCTCCTGACCCAGGGCTGGAAAATGACCTCCATCATGACCTTCCAGCGCGCCCCGGGCCTCGATATTCCCATGAGCTGGGTCTATGTCATCATCCCTGTCAGCTGCGTGCTCATGCTCCTGTACCTCTTCAAGGAGACCTTGCGCATCATCAGGGACATTTCCAAATCTCGCGCCAGGCAGGAGGGATAGCCATGGAATACGTACTTCTCTTCGTCTTTCTGGGCCTGACCGCCCTTGGCGTGCCCGTGGCCTTTGCCCTGTGTCTGGCCGCAGCCACCGTCCTGCACTTTTTCATGAACATGCCCCTCGTCATGGTTTCCCAGATGATGTACTCGGGCATCGACTCGTTTTCCTTCATGGCCGTACCCTTCTTCATGCTCGCCGGATCGTTCATGTCCGCAGGCGGCGTGACCGGCAGGCTGGTCAACTTCTCCCAGGCTCTGGTCGGCTCCTTCACCGGCGGACTGGCCCAGGCCGTGGCCGTTTCGGGCATGTTCTTCGCCGCCATCTCCGGGTCCTCAGCCGCCACCACCGCCGCGCTGGGTTCGACCATGGTCAACGAGATGGAAAAGAAAGGCTACACGCGCGAGTGGGCCACCGGCATCGTCGCCGCCGGCGGCACCGTGGGCATCGTCATTCCGCCGTCCATCACCCTGGTCGTGTATGGCGTCATCGCCGACACCTCCATCGGCGATCTGTTCGTGGGCGGATTCCTGCCCGGCCTGCTCATGGGCCTGTCCATGATGCTGGTCAGCTGGTATCTGGCCAAAAAACGCGGCCTCAAACCCGAGGGCACGTTCTCCAGCTCGGCGCTGTGGACATCCTTCAAGGATTCCTTTTTCGCCCTCATGACCCCGGTCATCATCATCGGCGGCATCTACGGAGGCATCTTCACCCCGACAGAAGCTGCGGCCGTGGCCGCCGTGTACGGCATTCTGGTCGGCCTGTTCATCTACAAGGAACTCAAATTCAAGGATTTCCCCAAGATCATCTTCCAGGCCGTCATCGGCACGACCATCATCATGTTTCTGGTCGGCGCGGCCAACGTCTTCGGATGGCTTCTGACCAACCTGCAGATTCCCCACCATGTGGGCGCCTTCGTGGCCAGCCTGACCTCATCCCCGGTTCTTTTCCTGCTGGCCATGAACGTGCTGCTGCTGTTCATCGGGACCATGGTCAACGCCTCGGCCGCCGTGGTCATCCTGACTCCCATCTTCCTCCCGGTGGCCAAGAGCCTCGGCATCGACCCGCTCTTCTTCGGCGTGCTCATGGTCTGCAACCTGGCCATCGGCTGCATCACCCCGCCGGTGGGTCTCGACCTCTTCGTGGCCAGCGCCATCACCAAGGTGCCGCTTGAAAAGGTCATGAAGGCCGCCGTGCCCTACCTGCTCGCGCTGCTGGCCACCCTGCTGATTCTGACCCTCTTCCCGATCATCACCACCATCCTGCCCAGCCTGCTGCGCTAGAAAAGATACGACGCACAAAAAAACAAGGGGCGATCCTTACCGGACCGCCCCTTGTTTTTTTTAACGTTCAGCGCAGAATCACTGCATCACTACAGCCTTTTCGATGATGACAGGCTCGACCGGGACATCCCCGTGCATGCCCTTGGAGCCCGTGTTCACGGCGTCGATGAGGTCCACCACACGTTTGCCCGCAACAACCCGGCCAAACACGGCGTATCCAAAATCACGGGCGCCGTGGTTCAAAAAAGTGTTGTCGGCCGTATTGATGAAAAACTGGGACGTAGCGGAATCAACCTCGCCCGTACGAGCCATGGCGACCGTGTACTTGTCGTTTTTGAGACCATTGTCGGCCTCGTTCTTGATGGGTTCATGGCCGCGCTTCTGGTGCATGGCCGTATCCATGCCGCCGCCCTGGATCATGAAACCCTTGATGACGCGGTGAAATACCGTGCCATCGTAGAAGCCCTCGCTGACATAGGTCAGAAAATTCCTGGCCGAGATCGGGGCCTTGGCTTCGTCGAGTTCGATGACGATGATGCCCTTGTTCGTGGTCAGGGAAACCTTGGGGCCGTCCGCGAGAACGGTGGACGAAAACAGGCAAATCAGAATCAAGGCAAAAACAAAAATACGCATTGAGCACCTTCCTTTAAAAAATGACGGCTTCAAACCACCAGATCTCCGTCTTGGGTTTGCGCCAGGTTCCCTTGGGCAGACCGGCCTTGACGCAGGTCTGATCCAGAAATGTTTCGCGGTCCCAGCCCCACTCCGTGGCCACCTGCGGCAACAGCAGGCCGGAATGCACGGATTTGCGGATATAGAGCCCGTGCCGTCCGACTTCGATCAGTTCCGGGTCGGGACACGGCGAAAGCGGCCCCATGACCGAGACTTCGATATCCAGATCATCGAGCTCCCCTGCCGTCAGCGGAGAAAAGCGCGGGTCCTCAAAGGCCGCCGCGCCCGCCATGCGCTCGACGGTAGCGGCCAGCGGGCCCTTGCCCACGATGTTGCCGATGCATCCGCGCAGTCGGCCCTCACGCTTCAAGGTCACAAAAGCGCCCAGCTCCTCGCTCAGGGTCCTGGACTCAAGAGCGGGCTTCGGCCCGGAAGCCAGGCCGAGATGATCCCGGATGACCCAGACCACGAGGTCCTTGCAGAATTGCTTCTCCTCATCGGTCAAAATCAGTTCGAATGTGTTCATGCTTTCCTCCCTCAAGAATCAAAAGGCGGTTCCAAAGGCGGATTGGCCCACAGCGCGCCCATGGTCCTGGATGCGTCCCGGACCACGACCTGCCGCCCCTCGACCCGCACTCGCCCCTGGGCGATCCAGTGCAGGGCCTGGGGATAGATGCGATGCTCCATCTCCAATATGCGCACGCCGAGCGTGGCCTCGTCGTCGTCCGGATAGGCGGGCACGGCGGCCTGGATGATGATCGGGCCGTGGTCCATCTGCTCGTCCACGAAATGCACGGTGCATCCCGCCAGCCGCACACCGTGGTCGGCCTGCTGTCCCTGGGCGCGCAGCCCGGGACAGGCCGGAAGCAGGGCGGGATGGATGTTGACCACGCGACCGGCAAAGGGCGTCAAAAACGCCGGGGTAAGGATACGCATGAACCCGGCCAGGGCCACGAGCTCGACACCGGCCTCCCGCAGCAGCCGGACCAGCTCGCCGTCGAAGGCCGCACGCTCGGGAAACTCGTCGTGGCGCACGCAGGCAGTGGCGATACCCGCCTTCCGCGCGCGCTCAAGACCTTGCGCGTCAGGCTTGTTGGCGATGACGATGCGTATGTCGGCGTCGAGGCCGCCGTCGGCCACCCTGTCGAGTATGGCCTGCAGGTTGGACCCGGATCCGGAAACAAGGACGCCCAGCGCGATGGTCATTGAATCAGCCCTTCACCAGTGCTTCGACCAGGGCCGGAATGGTGTAGTCCTCGGGCATGATGTCGGGAGTGAACCCGTAATCCTTCAGGGTACCTGCCGTCACGGGGCCGATGCAGCAAATCTTCAGCCCCTGGCCGACATAGGGGCGCAGGGTGTCGGCCGGAACCAGGGCGAAGAAGTTCTCCACCGTGGATGAGCTGGAAAAGGTCAGGTAATGGAGCCTGCCCTTTTCGAGAAGCTCGATGATCTCGACGCCGTCCTCCTGGGTCAGCTGCGTCTCGTAGACCGGAAGCACGTCCACCTGGGCCGCGACCTTGGCCAGCTCCTCGGGCAGCACTTCACGGGCGACCTTGGCGCGGGGAATGAGTACGCGCTTGCCTGCGATGCCGCGCTCAAGCAGTCCCTCGACCACGGACTCGGCCACGTACTTGGGCGGAATGAAGTCGGGACGGATGCCGCGCTCAAGGAGCGCCTCGGCCGTGGCTGGTCCGATGGCCGCGATCTGCATGCCGCCGAAAGCCCGGGCATCCTTGCCCACGAGTTCGAGCTGGTTCCAGAAATGACGCACGCCGTTGACGGAGGTGAAAATGGCCCAGTCGTAATCCTGCAGGCGGTCTATGGCCTCGCGGACCGGAGCGTAGTCTTCCAGGGGCACGATGGTGATGGTCGGAAACTCGTAGCAGGCCGCGCCCAGGCCTTCCAGCGTGTCCTTCAGACCGCTGGCCTGCTCCCGGGCCCTGGTCACGACCACGCCCTTGCCGTGCAGAGGCAACTTTTCGAACCAGTTCAGGG includes these proteins:
- the cobA gene encoding uroporphyrinogen-III C-methyltransferase; amino-acid sequence: MAKAYLIGAGPGDPGLITVKGQRLMQECEVVIYDYLASKTFLALCRPDAEIIYVGKKGGDHTLPQDQINDLIVAKVKEGKNVARLKGGDPYIFGRGAEEAEELLEAGLDFEVVPGVTSAVAGAAYAGIPLTHRKYASSVSLITGHEDPTKPDSAHNWPALATAASTLCFYMGVKNLPYISAKLIENGMRPDMPAALVRWGTTSEHQSWVSTIGEIPAMAEREGVKAPSMLVVGEVVQLHDTLNWFEKLPLHGKGVVVTRAREQASGLKDTLEGLGAACYEFPTITIVPLEDYAPVREAIDRLQDYDWAIFTSVNGVRHFWNQLELVGKDARAFGGMQIAAIGPATAEALLERGIRPDFIPPKYVAESVVEGLLERGIAGKRVLIPRAKVAREVLPEELAKVAAQVDVLPVYETQLTQEDGVEIIELLEKGRLHYLTFSSSSTVENFFALVPADTLRPYVGQGLKICCIGPVTAGTLKDYGFTPDIMPEDYTIPALVEALVKG